A genome region from Clostridium sp. JN-9 includes the following:
- a CDS encoding NrtA/SsuA/CpmA family ABC transporter substrate-binding protein, translated as MKIFKKTVALLCISILTASALTGCAAGKNQSNANNQQKKETVKNINISYVKAPLNVPSIVEKKENLFENEFSKDNIKVTFPEITEGSKMTEAVAAGSLDFCNAIGATSVILAAANGVDIKIIGMYSRAPKSFTIMSKDPAIKTAADLKGKKVVGPKGTILHQLLLEALKSKNLKASDVQFINMGIPDAVAAMMGGSADAALVAGAAVTQAEAKGAHIVTTGEGLLDATIVIAASGDFLSKHEDIAKRYMSVHQKSLEFMKNNPDETYKLASEETKMSLDQVKQMYALYDFNPKITDKDIEDLEKTQDFLKENGMLTKKVDIKSLIHDLSKSQKFST; from the coding sequence ATGAAAATTTTTAAAAAGACAGTAGCATTACTTTGCATAAGCATATTGACAGCTTCTGCTTTAACAGGCTGTGCTGCAGGGAAAAATCAAAGTAATGCAAATAATCAGCAGAAAAAGGAAACAGTTAAAAACATAAATATTTCTTATGTTAAGGCACCTCTTAATGTGCCATCTATAGTGGAAAAAAAGGAAAACTTATTTGAAAATGAATTTTCAAAAGATAATATAAAGGTTACATTTCCTGAAATAACAGAAGGTTCAAAGATGACTGAAGCTGTGGCTGCAGGATCACTGGACTTCTGCAATGCCATTGGTGCCACATCAGTTATACTGGCAGCAGCCAACGGTGTGGATATCAAGATAATAGGCATGTACAGCAGGGCACCAAAGTCTTTTACTATCATGTCAAAGGACCCTGCTATAAAGACAGCTGCAGATCTTAAAGGAAAAAAAGTAGTGGGGCCAAAGGGAACCATATTACATCAGCTTTTATTAGAAGCACTGAAAAGCAAAAATCTAAAGGCCAGCGATGTGCAGTTTATCAATATGGGAATACCTGATGCAGTAGCAGCAATGATGGGAGGCAGTGCAGATGCAGCTTTAGTAGCAGGAGCAGCTGTGACCCAGGCAGAAGCTAAAGGTGCTCATATTGTAACTACAGGAGAAGGCTTACTGGATGCCACTATTGTAATAGCAGCCAGCGGAGATTTCCTTTCTAAACATGAGGACATTGCAAAAAGATATATGAGTGTTCATCAAAAGAGTCTTGAATTCATGAAGAATAATCCTGATGAAACATATAAGCTTGCTTCAGAGGAAACTAAAATGTCACTGGATCAGGTAAAGCAAATGTATGCTTTGTACGATTTTAATCCTAAAATTACAGATAAGGACATAGAGGATCTGGAAAAGACTCAGGACTTCCTTAAGGAAAATGGAATGCTCACTAAAAAGGTAGACATAAAATCATTAATACATGATCTTTCAAAATCACAGAAGTTTAGCACCTAA
- a CDS encoding ABC transporter ATP-binding protein yields MIKDLCKSFYINNEEIKAVRNVNLSIKNESFTTIVGKSGCGKTTLLRMICGLETQTSGEINFLNEKGVGKVGIVFQEPRLMPWLTVKQNMAFPITKDRNKNNIDETVNKYLNMLGLEKFKDAYPSQISGGMAQRVSLGRTLCYNPDIILMDEPLGALDAFNRRKLQNEFINIFKKYKKTIVFVTHDVEEAIYLGENVVIMDQGTVVEQVPVNMDYLRDTASIDFIKLRKHILNRILLKN; encoded by the coding sequence ATGATTAAGGATTTATGCAAATCATTTTACATAAATAATGAGGAAATAAAGGCAGTAAGAAATGTAAATTTAAGCATAAAAAATGAAAGCTTCACAACTATTGTGGGAAAAAGCGGCTGCGGTAAAACCACCCTTCTCAGAATGATATGCGGCTTGGAGACACAAACAAGCGGTGAAATAAATTTTTTAAATGAAAAGGGCGTTGGAAAGGTGGGCATTGTTTTCCAGGAACCTAGATTAATGCCCTGGCTTACTGTTAAGCAAAACATGGCTTTTCCCATTACAAAGGACAGGAATAAAAATAATATAGATGAAACTGTTAATAAATATCTTAATATGTTGGGGCTTGAGAAGTTTAAGGATGCATATCCTTCTCAGATTTCTGGGGGCATGGCACAGAGGGTTTCCCTTGGAAGAACTTTGTGCTATAATCCTGACATAATATTAATGGATGAACCTCTGGGGGCCCTGGATGCTTTCAATAGAAGAAAGCTTCAGAATGAATTTATTAACATTTTTAAAAAATATAAAAAAACTATTGTATTTGTAACACATGATGTGGAAGAAGCAATATATTTAGGTGAAAATGTGGTGATTATGGATCAGGGAACTGTGGTGGAGCAGGTGCCTGTAAATATGGATTATCTAAGAGATACAGCAAGCATTGACTTCATAAAACTCAGAAAGCATATACTTAATAGGATTTTATTAAAAAATTAA
- a CDS encoding ABC transporter permease, with translation MRRLKGAVLPVIIIFIWWAGSALHLFNDYIIPGPRVVAETAYALLLNGVLLKNLAVSLQRVFLGFIITFVIAFPCAILVGINQRFQSYVEPILEFGRHVPPIAVIPMLILWFGIGETSKLAVIFLATFFPVFSSTLNGITNYDKKLLEVGDVFNFSSRDKFIKIILPQAVPSILTGIQLGLGYSWRSLVAAELIAASSGIGYMIMDAEQLSRPDIIIVGIISIGLAGYAIDYIIMSIINYYGKGVEHGRIND, from the coding sequence ATGAGAAGGTTAAAAGGAGCAGTACTGCCTGTTATAATTATATTTATATGGTGGGCAGGTTCTGCATTGCATTTATTTAATGATTACATAATACCGGGTCCAAGGGTGGTGGCTGAAACTGCCTATGCCTTGTTACTGAATGGAGTTTTATTAAAAAATTTAGCTGTAAGTCTTCAAAGAGTGTTTTTAGGCTTTATTATTACCTTTGTTATAGCATTTCCCTGTGCCATTTTGGTGGGGATAAATCAAAGGTTTCAAAGCTATGTGGAGCCAATTTTGGAATTTGGAAGACATGTGCCGCCTATAGCAGTTATACCAATGCTCATATTATGGTTTGGAATAGGGGAAACCTCTAAGCTTGCAGTAATTTTTCTTGCTACTTTCTTTCCTGTGTTTTCAAGCACATTAAATGGAATAACCAACTATGATAAAAAGCTCCTGGAGGTTGGAGATGTATTCAACTTCAGCTCAAGAGATAAATTTATAAAAATAATACTGCCACAGGCTGTCCCATCTATACTTACAGGTATTCAGTTAGGTTTGGGCTACAGCTGGAGATCTCTGGTTGCAGCAGAATTAATAGCAGCTTCCTCAGGAATAGGCTATATGATAATGGATGCTGAGCAGCTTTCAAGGCCGGACATTATAATAGTTGGCATAATTTCCATAGGATTAGCAGGGTATGCTATAGATTATATTATTATGAGCATAATAAATTATTATGGAAAAGGGGTGGAACATGGCAGGATTAATGATTAA
- a CDS encoding ribosomal protein L7/L12: protein MNYLTIFGLIAVELSLWIVSSISQMRSDITRININLDKIAKQVGVPDTITDELKSLILEGKKIEAIKKYRIATGLGLKEAKEYIDSLSK from the coding sequence ATGAATTACTTAACTATTTTTGGACTTATAGCAGTGGAATTATCATTATGGATAGTAAGTAGTATTAGCCAGATGCGAAGTGATATAACACGAATAAATATAAATTTAGATAAGATTGCTAAGCAGGTTGGAGTACCTGATACAATAACGGATGAACTAAAAAGCCTTATTTTAGAAGGTAAAAAAATTGAAGCAATAAAAAAATATAGAATTGCTACTGGATTGGGATTGAAAGAAGCAAAGGAATATATTGATTCTTTAAGTAAATAA
- a CDS encoding deoxyribonuclease IV, giving the protein MLNIGCHLSASKGYKAMGLTALNIGANTFQFFSRNPRGSKAKEMDPEDAKALMEIAKDNNFAPILAHAPYTLNACSADESIREFAMQVMEDDLRRMEYTPNNLYNFHPGSHVKQGVEAGIDYIVKMLNAILKPDQSTTVLLETMAGKGTEVGRSFEEIKQILDGVKLSDKMGVCLDTCHIYDAGYDIVNNLDGVLDEFDRVIGLKRLKAIHLNDSKNPFSSHKDRHEKIGQGSLGKEAIFRIINHPKLRNLPFYLETPNELPGYAGEIKMLREASNQ; this is encoded by the coding sequence ATGTTAAATATAGGCTGTCATTTATCAGCATCAAAAGGTTATAAGGCCATGGGACTTACGGCGCTTAATATTGGTGCAAACACATTTCAGTTCTTTTCAAGAAATCCAAGAGGAAGCAAGGCAAAGGAAATGGACCCTGAGGATGCAAAGGCTCTTATGGAAATAGCAAAGGATAATAATTTTGCTCCAATACTGGCACATGCTCCATATACATTAAATGCATGTTCAGCAGATGAGAGTATAAGAGAATTTGCCATGCAGGTTATGGAGGATGATTTGAGAAGAATGGAATACACCCCAAATAATCTTTACAACTTTCATCCTGGAAGTCATGTAAAGCAAGGGGTAGAGGCTGGAATAGACTACATTGTAAAAATGCTGAATGCCATTTTAAAGCCTGATCAAAGTACCACAGTTCTCCTTGAAACAATGGCAGGCAAGGGAACAGAAGTAGGAAGAAGCTTTGAAGAAATAAAGCAGATTCTGGATGGGGTCAAGCTTTCTGATAAAATGGGAGTATGCCTTGATACCTGCCATATTTATGATGCAGGCTATGATATAGTTAATAATCTGGATGGTGTGTTGGATGAGTTTGACAGGGTTATTGGTCTTAAAAGACTTAAAGCAATTCATTTAAACGACAGTAAAAATCCATTTTCAAGCCATAAAGACAGACATGAAAAAATAGGACAAGGTTCACTTGGAAAAGAGGCCATATTTAGAATTATCAATCATCCAAAACTAAGAAATCTGCCATTTTATCTGGAAACTCCAAATGAACTTCCTGGATATGCAGGGGAAATTAAAATGCTAAGAGAAGCAAGCAACCAATAA
- a CDS encoding Nramp family divalent metal transporter, whose product MNAKRKNWREDLLIFFSVVGPGIITGSVDNDAGGITTYSIAGATYGYKLLWSLIPCFIVLLVVQEMNARMGIVTGKGLADLIRENFGVKVTFFIFIGLIIADIGNTATEFAGVAGSMQVFGISKYISVPLAAIAVWILVVKGTYKSTEKIFLIFSMFLLSYIGSAFLTKPDWHEIGNSLIHPAIETSFDYISMVIGMVGTTIAPWMQFYMQSAVIEKGLKIKDYKYEFWDVAVGSVITVVVAFFIIVACGATLNKSGIKIEQAKDAAVALKPLAGAFASQIFAFGLFIASIFSAAILPLATAFYICEAFGFEAGIDKTLKEAPEFFTLFTIIIIIGISVILIPGAPLIQITLWSQIINGILLPVVLICMMLMVNNKDIMGRYVNGSIKNIIGWATIVVLILLTVILTLEPIITALK is encoded by the coding sequence GTGAATGCAAAAAGAAAAAACTGGAGGGAAGATTTATTAATATTTTTTAGCGTTGTAGGCCCTGGAATTATAACAGGCAGTGTAGATAATGATGCAGGAGGCATAACAACATATTCTATAGCAGGTGCCACCTATGGCTATAAACTGCTTTGGTCATTAATTCCATGCTTTATAGTACTTCTTGTAGTTCAGGAAATGAATGCGAGAATGGGTATTGTAACTGGAAAAGGCCTGGCAGATTTAATTAGGGAGAATTTTGGAGTAAAAGTAACATTTTTTATATTCATAGGTTTGATTATTGCTGATATAGGAAATACAGCTACTGAGTTTGCAGGTGTTGCAGGGAGTATGCAGGTTTTTGGAATAAGCAAATATATATCTGTGCCATTGGCAGCCATTGCAGTATGGATTCTGGTTGTGAAGGGCACATATAAATCTACTGAAAAGATATTTTTAATATTCAGCATGTTTTTGTTATCATATATTGGTTCTGCATTTCTTACTAAACCGGACTGGCATGAAATAGGTAATTCCTTAATCCATCCTGCCATTGAAACCAGCTTTGATTACATAAGCATGGTTATTGGTATGGTGGGAACTACTATCGCTCCCTGGATGCAGTTTTATATGCAGTCTGCAGTTATAGAAAAAGGTCTTAAGATTAAAGATTATAAATATGAATTCTGGGATGTAGCTGTGGGCAGCGTTATTACAGTAGTAGTTGCTTTCTTTATAATTGTAGCCTGCGGTGCAACACTAAATAAAAGCGGAATTAAAATAGAACAGGCTAAGGATGCTGCTGTAGCACTTAAACCGCTTGCAGGAGCTTTTGCTTCTCAAATCTTTGCTTTTGGACTTTTTATAGCTTCTATTTTTTCAGCTGCAATACTGCCATTGGCCACAGCATTTTACATTTGTGAAGCTTTTGGTTTTGAAGCTGGTATAGATAAAACGCTAAAGGAAGCACCTGAGTTTTTCACACTGTTTACTATAATAATCATTATTGGTATCTCAGTCATATTGATTCCCGGAGCACCTTTAATTCAGATAACATTATGGTCCCAGATTATAAATGGTATATTGCTGCCTGTGGTTTTAATTTGTATGATGCTTATGGTGAATAATAAGGATATAATGGGCAGGTACGTAAATGGAAGTATTAAAAATATAATTGGATGGGCAACAATTGTAGTTTTAATACTTTTAACGGTTATATTAACCCTTGAGCCTATTATAACAGCTTTAAAATAA
- a CDS encoding PRC-barrel domain-containing protein → MQLKSFYFSRILGNKIYTSHGKVIGTLKDLAVDINYKNPKIAIAAVKTKQGLKFIDFNNITVSKEKGQYVLICSKVQERNLGSNMLLKKYILDKQIIDVNGRKVDRANDIRLTVSSTGMFIAAVDIGMDGLLRRIGIAKPLKKLGFKVSSKLMLWDNVETAFTSKDILLSKTYNNMNLIQIAGGEKGECKKKKLEGRFINIF, encoded by the coding sequence ATGCAGCTTAAAAGCTTTTATTTCAGTAGAATATTAGGAAATAAAATTTATACTTCTCATGGAAAAGTAATTGGAACTTTAAAAGATCTGGCAGTGGATATAAATTATAAAAACCCCAAAATTGCTATTGCTGCTGTTAAAACAAAACAGGGATTGAAATTTATAGATTTTAACAATATTACTGTTTCTAAAGAAAAGGGTCAATATGTTTTAATATGCAGTAAAGTTCAGGAAAGAAACTTAGGCAGTAACATGCTGCTTAAAAAGTATATTTTGGACAAACAAATTATAGATGTTAATGGCAGAAAAGTAGACAGGGCTAATGATATAAGGCTGACTGTTTCATCAACAGGCATGTTCATAGCAGCTGTTGATATTGGTATGGATGGCTTATTAAGGAGAATTGGAATTGCCAAGCCATTAAAAAAGTTAGGCTTTAAGGTATCAAGTAAATTAATGCTGTGGGATAACGTTGAAACAGCTTTTACATCAAAGGATATCTTACTGTCAAAAACCTATAATAATATGAACCTGATACAGATAGCAGGGGGTGAAAAGGGTGAATGCAAAAAGAAAAAACTGGAGGGAAGATTTATTAATATTTTTTAG
- a CDS encoding lipoate--protein ligase, whose protein sequence is MHNQFKIYLSESFDPKFNLSVEEWLMKHSQPNDVVMFLWQNANTIVIGRNQNPYKECSIKKIRDDGVQLVRRLSGGGAVFHDKGNLNFTFIAADANYNVENNMNVILKGLSMFGIHGCFNGRNDLVIQQRKFSGNAFFSESGMNCHHGTLLVNVDFHKMSKYLNVSPLKLQSKGIDSVASRVVNLKDISKEITINSLKHALIKSFNDFYKTNAEIININEGTIDVTDYIKKYSSWEWNYSESPDFNVTLEEKFSWGLIEIYAVVSDGIIKNCKIYTDSIKLEDFHKLEKALENEMFKAENMTKVIKSSIKDNQIMMDLCKLINDKLNN, encoded by the coding sequence TTGCATAATCAATTTAAGATATATCTATCAGAGTCATTTGATCCAAAATTCAATTTATCTGTGGAAGAATGGCTTATGAAACACAGCCAGCCAAATGATGTTGTTATGTTTCTCTGGCAGAATGCAAATACTATTGTTATAGGAAGAAATCAGAACCCATATAAAGAATGCAGCATCAAAAAGATTAGGGATGATGGTGTGCAGTTAGTAAGAAGATTATCCGGCGGAGGAGCTGTATTTCATGATAAAGGCAATTTGAATTTTACTTTTATAGCAGCTGATGCAAATTACAATGTAGAAAATAATATGAATGTGATTTTAAAGGGACTTTCCATGTTTGGTATTCATGGATGCTTTAATGGAAGAAATGATTTAGTGATACAGCAGCGTAAATTTTCCGGTAATGCCTTTTTTAGCGAAAGTGGCATGAACTGTCATCATGGAACTTTACTTGTAAATGTGGATTTTCATAAGATGTCAAAATATTTAAATGTATCACCTTTAAAGCTTCAGTCAAAGGGCATTGATTCAGTTGCATCCAGGGTAGTTAACCTTAAGGATATTTCAAAAGAAATAACTATTAATAGTTTAAAACATGCTTTGATAAAAAGCTTTAATGATTTCTATAAAACCAATGCTGAAATCATTAATATAAATGAAGGAACCATAGATGTAACGGATTATATTAAAAAGTACAGCTCATGGGAATGGAACTATTCAGAAAGTCCTGATTTTAATGTAACCCTGGAGGAAAAATTCAGCTGGGGTCTTATTGAGATTTATGCAGTAGTTTCAGATGGAATAATCAAAAACTGTAAAATCTACACAGACTCAATTAAGCTGGAGGACTTTCATAAATTAGAAAAAGCCCTTGAAAATGAAATGTTCAAAGCAGAAAATATGACAAAGGTTATTAAAAGTTCCATAAAGGATAACCAGATAATGATGGATCTGTGTAAGCTTATAAATGATAAATTAAATAATTAG
- the lpdA gene encoding dihydrolipoyl dehydrogenase, with amino-acid sequence MKYDLIIEKLSGNAATGKVGKIKKRSGDTINPGDTIFTIESGKGTTKYVSKYKGVVEELSISEGDTIKKNQIIGKVEGELIEEDKSPKYAKKSTYSFGLAKPLPKNYEADVVVIGGGPGGYVSAIRAAQGGKKVIIIEESRLGGTCLNHGCIPTKALVSSVDVLEKIKNAKSFGLEVQDYKFSLKKIMKRKNEVVDTLVSGIEHLMKANKIEYINGKAQIKDSQTVTVQNKLIDATICFSKLIIAVGSKTASIPIEGADSDDILTSQELLELKEVPYSITIIGGGVIGMEFAFIYSALGSKVNVVEFLPQILNNVDEDAADVIKDSASKMGINLYEGAKAMSIKTSLDGNKIVEINKDNETKYLTSEKVVMAVGRKANLGSLDLEKLQVKLNERHNGIMVDEYMRTSNPNVYAIGDVTNKVQLAHVASQQGIVAADHINGRENKMCYDLVPSAIFTMPEIGQVGLTEKEAVSRKLDFITSKFPLMANGKALAMGETDGFVKLIADKATRKIIGGTIVGVHATDMISTISNIMASGLTIDKAADVIYAHPTISESIHEALLMLNGEGIHFA; translated from the coding sequence ATGAAATATGATTTGATTATAGAAAAACTTTCTGGAAATGCTGCTACGGGAAAGGTTGGAAAGATAAAGAAAAGGTCAGGGGATACAATAAATCCCGGAGATACAATATTTACTATTGAGTCAGGCAAAGGCACCACCAAGTATGTGTCAAAATATAAAGGTGTAGTGGAAGAATTATCTATTTCAGAAGGAGACACAATAAAAAAGAACCAGATTATAGGTAAAGTTGAAGGAGAATTAATTGAGGAGGATAAATCCCCCAAATATGCTAAAAAGTCAACTTACAGCTTTGGATTAGCCAAGCCACTGCCTAAAAACTATGAAGCAGATGTAGTTGTTATTGGAGGAGGCCCAGGAGGTTATGTTTCTGCCATCAGGGCAGCTCAGGGGGGCAAAAAGGTCATCATTATTGAAGAAAGCAGGCTTGGAGGAACATGCCTTAATCATGGATGTATTCCAACAAAGGCCTTAGTCAGCAGCGTAGATGTTCTTGAGAAAATAAAGAATGCAAAAAGCTTTGGGTTAGAAGTTCAGGACTATAAGTTTTCTCTTAAAAAAATAATGAAAAGGAAAAATGAAGTAGTTGATACATTGGTGTCAGGAATTGAACATCTGATGAAGGCTAATAAAATAGAATATATAAATGGTAAAGCGCAGATTAAGGATTCACAAACAGTAACTGTGCAAAATAAATTAATTGATGCAACCATTTGCTTTAGTAAATTAATTATTGCTGTAGGATCTAAAACAGCCAGTATTCCTATAGAAGGAGCTGACAGTGATGACATTCTTACAAGCCAGGAATTACTGGAATTAAAGGAAGTGCCATATTCTATTACAATCATTGGCGGCGGCGTTATAGGCATGGAATTTGCATTTATTTACAGTGCTTTAGGCTCAAAGGTAAATGTAGTAGAATTCTTACCGCAGATTTTAAACAATGTGGATGAGGATGCAGCTGATGTAATAAAAGATAGTGCTTCTAAAATGGGTATTAACCTTTATGAGGGTGCCAAAGCCATGTCAATTAAAACATCATTGGATGGAAATAAAATTGTTGAAATTAATAAAGACAATGAAACAAAATATTTAACCAGTGAAAAAGTGGTTATGGCTGTTGGAAGAAAAGCTAATCTGGGATCTCTTGATTTAGAAAAGCTTCAGGTTAAGCTCAATGAAAGACATAATGGCATCATGGTGGACGAGTATATGAGGACAAGCAATCCTAATGTATATGCAATAGGTGATGTAACTAACAAAGTTCAACTGGCTCATGTGGCTTCTCAGCAGGGCATAGTAGCTGCAGATCACATTAATGGCAGGGAAAATAAGATGTGTTACGATTTAGTTCCAAGCGCAATATTTACTATGCCGGAAATAGGACAGGTTGGACTAACTGAAAAAGAGGCTGTTTCAAGAAAGCTTGACTTTATAACTTCAAAGTTTCCTTTAATGGCAAATGGTAAAGCACTGGCTATGGGAGAAACTGATGGATTTGTTAAGCTTATTGCTGATAAAGCAACTAGAAAAATAATTGGTGGAACAATTGTTGGAGTTCATGCCACAGATATGATCAGCACTATAAGTAATATTATGGCTTCTGGATTAACTATAGATAAAGCTGCAGATGTAATTTATGCTCATCCAACTATATCTGAATCCATACATGAAGCACTATTAATGCTAAACGGAGAGGGTATTCATTTTGCATAA
- a CDS encoding carboxymuconolactone decarboxylase family protein, translated as MAYNVRELLNSFVGGLDEVGKTNPDQVNAFMGLLGAAYEPNALDVKTKELISVAIGCFTRCEYCIVYHSYKAFEAGATKEEIMEAAMVSVAFGGGPSMAYSVTLLKECISEFEGDFK; from the coding sequence ATGGCTTATAATGTTAGAGAATTACTCAATTCATTTGTGGGAGGACTTGATGAAGTAGGAAAGACAAATCCAGATCAAGTAAACGCCTTCATGGGATTACTTGGCGCAGCATATGAACCAAATGCACTTGACGTAAAAACAAAAGAATTAATAAGTGTAGCAATTGGATGCTTTACCAGATGTGAATACTGTATTGTATATCACTCATACAAAGCCTTTGAAGCAGGAGCAACAAAAGAGGAAATAATGGAAGCTGCTATGGTTTCAGTAGCCTTTGGCGGAGGACCATCAATGGCATATTCAGTAACATTACTTAAAGAATGTATTTCCGAATTTGAAGGAGATTTTAAATAA
- a CDS encoding MarR family transcriptional regulator, with amino-acid sequence MTENGVKQVSEAFSRRLENTGVTRIQWIALYYVKTHGAISQRDLSNLMNVKDSSAGRLIDRLERDGLIKRERNNNDRRVIYIKLTDKGDKLISELIHYGTEFNADLVEGIDEQDLIIYDRVLKKMISNVTK; translated from the coding sequence ATAACTGAGAATGGCGTTAAGCAAGTCTCAGAGGCCTTCAGTCGAAGGCTTGAAAATACAGGTGTAACACGTATACAATGGATTGCACTTTACTATGTAAAAACTCATGGTGCAATTTCTCAAAGGGATTTATCAAATTTAATGAACGTTAAAGATTCAAGTGCTGGAAGACTAATTGATCGTTTGGAGAGAGACGGATTAATTAAAAGAGAAAGAAATAATAATGATAGAAGAGTTATATACATAAAGCTTACTGATAAAGGTGATAAGCTCATTTCGGAATTAATTCATTATGGCACTGAATTTAATGCGGATTTGGTAGAAGGTATTGATGAACAGGATCTTATAATTTATGACAGGGTATTAAAGAAAATGATTTCAAACGTTACAAAATAA
- a CDS encoding MATE family efflux transporter — translation MSSQNRNIDMCNGPLLNKILIFSLPIMAMYVLQLMFNTADMVVVGHFSGSNALAAVGATGSLINLIITLFMGLSVGTTVVVARDFGANRPDGVSKSVHTSIAISIIGGLIVMVLGIVLCKPLLIIMGTPENIIDLSVLYMKIYFISTPANMVFTFAAAILRAAGDSKRPMYYLIITGTIHVIFNLFFVIVLHMSVAGVAFATVISEYLSVVLIMMCLSRCDGAIRFVPSKMHIDRDKLKDIVKIGLPAGMQGMLFSISNVLIQSAVNSFGSNMVAASAAAGNIENYVGTSMIAYYNAALAFTGQNMGAKKYDRIDSIAKVCTALVFITWIILGGATVLFERPLLGIFTSDPEVIKLGVLRLNVMMAAFFTCGIMNVYPGLTRAMGYSISPMISTLVGACLMRIVWLATIFKWHPTEIVLFACYPVTWALAGLGQVGIFFYARRKIRKSAS, via the coding sequence ATGAGTTCTCAAAATCGTAATATAGATATGTGCAATGGTCCTCTGCTAAATAAGATCCTTATATTTTCACTGCCAATTATGGCAATGTATGTACTTCAGCTCATGTTCAATACAGCTGATATGGTAGTAGTGGGGCATTTTTCAGGCAGCAACGCGCTGGCAGCAGTAGGTGCAACAGGTTCACTGATTAATCTTATCATTACATTGTTCATGGGCTTATCAGTAGGTACCACAGTAGTGGTAGCACGGGATTTTGGTGCTAATCGTCCTGATGGGGTAAGCAAATCCGTGCATACTTCCATAGCCATCAGCATCATAGGTGGACTCATTGTTATGGTTTTAGGCATAGTCCTTTGTAAGCCTTTGCTTATAATTATGGGAACTCCTGAGAACATTATAGATCTTTCTGTATTGTACATGAAAATTTACTTCATAAGCACTCCTGCCAATATGGTATTCACATTTGCAGCAGCTATCCTTCGTGCGGCAGGTGACAGCAAAAGGCCAATGTATTACCTTATCATAACAGGTACTATACATGTGATATTCAACTTATTTTTCGTTATAGTGCTGCATATGAGCGTAGCAGGAGTAGCATTTGCAACGGTGATTTCCGAATATTTATCTGTGGTGCTTATTATGATGTGCCTGTCAAGATGTGACGGAGCAATACGCTTTGTACCAAGCAAGATGCATATTGACAGGGATAAGCTGAAGGATATTGTAAAGATAGGTCTGCCTGCTGGAATGCAGGGAATGCTTTTTTCTATTTCCAATGTACTGATTCAGTCAGCTGTCAATTCATTTGGATCCAACATGGTGGCTGCCAGTGCAGCAGCAGGTAATATTGAAAACTATGTGGGCACATCAATGATTGCTTATTATAATGCAGCTCTGGCCTTTACAGGACAGAACATGGGGGCAAAGAAGTATGACAGGATTGATAGTATTGCAAAGGTGTGTACAGCATTAGTCTTTATCACATGGATTATTCTTGGCGGTGCCACAGTACTTTTTGAAAGACCTCTGCTTGGAATATTCACTTCTGACCCTGAGGTAATTAAGCTTGGAGTGCTTCGACTGAATGTTATGATGGCTGCATTCTTCACCTGCGGAATCATGAATGTATATCCTGGTCTCACTCGAGCCATGGGATATTCTATTTCACCTATGATTTCCACCCTGGTAGGTGCATGCCTTATGAGAATAGTCTGGCTGGCTACAATTTTTAAATGGCATCCTACAGAGATTGTGCTATTTGCCTGTTACCCTGTTACCTGGGCACTGGCTGGACTTGGACAAGTAGGCATATTCTTTTATGCAAGACGCAAAATTCGAAAATCTGCATCATAA